A section of the Acidobacteriota bacterium genome encodes:
- a CDS encoding PAS domain S-box protein, producing the protein MHSISDERNWLTWLVKVRLLILTVLLAIELAVIRLTPSPVPILPFLTAMVLWFALSLFFLFLVSVWTESRLQAMLQVLSDLAMVTLIVHLTGGIDSSLNFLYPLVIIVACMLLPRSWGFLSGALAFILFGTVLELDYYGVIPTFSSSHPKLKALQVVMFVNLFAYFAIAYLAGLLVTKLRQADVRLKDASGALQNLQALHENIVQSMSGGVIATGLDGRITLVNRAAQQLLETSEAELRGRSVTDLFLDPLPHVGSGRSDAEVRCNANNGFRKTFRVMASALNVNVPGELGFVYTFDDLTEIRRLEREMRLQDRLAAVGRLAAAIAHEIRNPLTSIAGSVSMLSDAPALNEEQRKLLQIVTRESDRLNNIITDFLAYSRGKQYRFERVNLIPLLQDTLTLLENRLTSENSGIRLRRVLPPSEAWVLADGDKLKQVFWNFSENAVRAMKNMSGTLTASLVERGTDWELSFADTGPGISPQQTEKIFEPFQSNFEGGTGLGLAIVYQIVQAHEGKVWARSEVGKGTSFVVRLRRLEAGVPTVPATTLTVNANAAAAGGGTRG; encoded by the coding sequence ATGCATTCCATCTCTGACGAGCGGAATTGGCTGACCTGGCTGGTTAAGGTCCGGCTGTTGATCCTCACCGTCCTGCTCGCCATCGAGCTGGCGGTGATCCGCCTTACGCCGAGCCCGGTACCGATTCTGCCGTTCCTCACAGCGATGGTGTTGTGGTTCGCGCTGTCCCTGTTCTTTCTTTTCCTGGTATCCGTGTGGACCGAGAGCCGCCTGCAGGCCATGTTGCAGGTGTTGAGCGACCTGGCGATGGTTACGCTGATCGTCCACCTCACAGGCGGCATCGACAGCTCTCTCAACTTTCTTTATCCGCTGGTCATCATCGTTGCCTGCATGTTGCTGCCGCGATCCTGGGGCTTCCTGAGTGGCGCGCTGGCATTCATCCTGTTTGGAACCGTTCTTGAACTCGACTACTACGGAGTGATCCCTACATTTTCCTCGTCGCATCCGAAGTTGAAGGCGCTCCAGGTAGTCATGTTCGTGAACCTGTTCGCATATTTTGCGATTGCGTATCTCGCTGGGCTCCTGGTGACGAAGTTGCGCCAGGCCGACGTCCGGTTAAAGGACGCAAGTGGTGCGCTGCAGAACCTGCAGGCCCTGCATGAAAACATCGTGCAATCCATGAGCGGCGGAGTAATCGCGACGGGCCTCGATGGACGCATCACGCTGGTGAATCGTGCCGCGCAACAACTGCTGGAAACTTCCGAAGCAGAGCTGCGCGGCCGCTCCGTCACGGACCTTTTTCTCGATCCCTTGCCGCACGTCGGATCAGGACGCAGTGATGCGGAAGTCCGCTGCAATGCGAACAACGGATTTCGCAAGACGTTTCGCGTGATGGCTTCCGCATTGAACGTCAATGTTCCCGGCGAACTGGGCTTTGTCTACACTTTCGACGACCTCACCGAGATTCGCCGCCTGGAGCGCGAGATGCGCCTGCAGGACCGCCTGGCTGCGGTAGGCCGCCTGGCAGCTGCCATCGCGCATGAGATTCGCAACCCGCTGACGTCGATCGCCGGGTCCGTGAGTATGTTGTCCGATGCGCCGGCTTTGAATGAGGAGCAACGCAAGCTTCTGCAGATTGTTACCCGTGAATCGGATCGTCTGAACAACATCATTACCGACTTCCTTGCATATTCGCGGGGCAAACAATATCGCTTTGAGCGCGTCAACCTGATCCCGCTACTGCAAGACACACTCACGCTGCTCGAAAATCGGTTGACTTCGGAAAACTCCGGCATTCGTTTGCGCCGAGTGTTGCCGCCGTCCGAGGCATGGGTTCTTGCGGACGGCGACAAACTCAAGCAAGTGTTCTGGAATTTCAGCGAGAACGCAGTGCGCGCCATGAAGAACATGAGCGGCACGCTGACTGCGTCTCTCGTGGAGCGTGGCACGGACTGGGAACTGAGCTTTGCGGATACCGGACCCGGCATCAGCCCGCAACAGACCGAAAAAATATTTGAGCCCTTCCAGTCAAATTTTGAGGGCGGCACCGGACTTGGTCTCGCCATCGTGTACCAGATTGTGCAGGCGCACGAAGGCAAGGTATGGGCACGTTCGGAAGTAGGCAAGGGAACAAGTTTTGTAGTTCGGCTGCGACGTCTGGAAGCCGGGGTCCCGACAGTGCCTGCCACCACACTGACCGTCAACGCCAACGCCGCTGCTGCGGGAGGAGGGACTCGTGGGTAG